Proteins found in one Exiguobacterium sp. 9-2 genomic segment:
- a CDS encoding EAL-associated domain-containing protein: protein MDALDVIVHPEEIEAWFQPIVGAAPFKVEGYEIQSHFRGEPLKPFFQEDDVPIEYQLEVMGHVVRQAFQKVPSDTQAFILIRCRPAWLFENGGEDFLHVLRTVDSSFPKERMYVTLTDVQVDDFDRLGRIVAYYQNSGLKVALDRAEATSLERVFSMSPDMLIVDLSSMIEKKTVSASYPHLLQTMEHLCDQLGAPLLYKNISHLGQLRYAWQHGGRYYMGNLLGEAAPEWVMTCPGMEVLIHEVPMFYKYDREQMNRLFQLEQDWTVRFNEYCQSLKSEQDLDQWLLMLARKMEPEFIRFYITDANGFQQSSNVSKKSGEWKLYSFYKGYNWSFRPYFIRTTVAMERRHSGYLSERYVDFSSSEQTRTFSMPLSNGMFLFADISADYLYQERLSE, encoded by the coding sequence ATGGACGCATTAGATGTCATCGTTCATCCCGAAGAGATAGAGGCGTGGTTTCAACCGATCGTAGGCGCTGCCCCTTTTAAGGTGGAAGGGTATGAAATCCAGTCCCATTTTCGTGGAGAACCGTTAAAACCATTTTTTCAGGAAGATGATGTTCCGATCGAGTATCAGCTCGAAGTCATGGGACATGTCGTCCGTCAAGCATTCCAAAAAGTACCCTCCGATACACAAGCGTTCATCCTGATCCGTTGTCGTCCGGCTTGGTTGTTTGAGAACGGTGGGGAAGATTTCTTGCATGTTTTACGTACGGTCGACTCGTCGTTTCCAAAAGAACGGATGTATGTTACTTTGACGGATGTTCAAGTCGATGATTTTGATCGTCTGGGCCGGATCGTCGCGTACTATCAGAATTCTGGACTGAAGGTAGCGCTGGATCGCGCGGAAGCAACGAGTCTCGAACGCGTCTTTTCGATGTCGCCGGATATGTTGATCGTCGATCTATCTTCAATGATTGAGAAAAAGACCGTCTCAGCATCGTATCCGCATCTCTTACAGACGATGGAGCACCTTTGTGATCAGCTTGGAGCGCCACTTTTGTATAAAAACATCAGTCATCTTGGTCAACTTCGATATGCGTGGCAGCATGGTGGACGCTATTACATGGGGAATCTTTTAGGAGAGGCTGCGCCGGAATGGGTCATGACTTGTCCTGGAATGGAGGTCTTGATCCATGAAGTCCCGATGTTCTATAAATATGATCGGGAACAGATGAATCGCCTGTTCCAACTGGAGCAAGACTGGACAGTCCGATTTAATGAGTATTGTCAGTCCTTGAAGTCGGAGCAAGATCTCGATCAATGGCTGCTAATGCTCGCCCGGAAGATGGAGCCGGAATTCATCCGGTTTTACATCACGGACGCGAATGGCTTCCAACAGTCTTCGAATGTCAGTAAAAAGAGTGGCGAGTGGAAACTGTATTCCTTCTACAAGGGATACAACTGGAGTTTTCGTCCTTACTTTATCCGGACGACGGTAGCAATGGAGAGACGGCATAGCGGATATCTGTCGGAACGGTACGTCGACTTCAGCTCGAGTGAACAAACGCGGACGTTTAGTATGCCGCTCAGCAATGGCATGTTCTTATTTGCGGATATCTCCGCAGATTATCTATATCAAGAACGATTGAGTGAATGA
- the map gene encoding type I methionyl aminopeptidase, producing MLDYDYEALREIGRIVAMARDEMADAVKPGITTKELDDIGARILKEQGAESAPIVMYDFPGATCISVNDIAAHGIPGKYVIQEGDIVNVDVSAVKNGYYSDTGKTVIAGEAKRPEDVRLVEVSLTALEKGLEKVKAGTKVNQIGKAIYAETRKSGFTVIRNLAGHGLGKTLHGEPESISNYFNREENDLLKEGQVIAVETFISTGDEFCIEDERDGWTLYTPNRSLVSQFEHTVVVLKDGYEILTKVEGKESF from the coding sequence GTGTTAGATTATGATTATGAAGCATTACGAGAAATTGGACGCATCGTCGCGATGGCGCGCGACGAGATGGCGGATGCCGTCAAACCAGGAATCACGACAAAGGAACTTGATGACATCGGAGCACGTATTCTGAAGGAGCAGGGAGCAGAATCTGCCCCGATCGTCATGTATGATTTTCCGGGAGCGACATGTATCAGTGTCAACGATATCGCAGCACACGGTATTCCGGGTAAATATGTCATTCAAGAAGGCGATATTGTTAATGTCGATGTCTCAGCTGTGAAGAATGGCTACTATTCGGATACGGGGAAAACAGTCATCGCAGGAGAAGCAAAACGTCCGGAAGATGTCCGACTCGTTGAAGTATCATTGACGGCGCTTGAAAAAGGACTCGAGAAGGTCAAAGCCGGAACGAAGGTCAATCAGATCGGAAAAGCGATCTATGCTGAAACGCGTAAGAGTGGTTTCACCGTCATCCGTAACTTAGCGGGGCATGGTCTCGGGAAGACACTTCATGGTGAGCCGGAATCCATCTCGAACTACTTCAATCGTGAAGAAAACGATCTGCTGAAGGAAGGGCAAGTCATTGCTGTCGAGACGTTCATTTCAACAGGAGACGAGTTCTGTATCGAAGATGAGCGGGATGGCTGGACGTTATACACACCAAATCGGAGCCTTGTCTCACAGTTTGAGCACACTGTCGTCGTCTTAAAGGACGGGTATGAGATTTTGACGAAAGTCGAAGGCAAAGAATCGTTCTAA
- the menC gene encoding o-succinylbenzoate synthase, with translation MSITLRSAELFDVPLVFRRPMQTALSTLTIRRTTILRLTDSEGRMGYGEGVAFDTPWYTSETQHSLQGIASLLYQLLDQPLHHPADVTHRFRIVQGNPMAKAMFEGAIYELFAAAAGQSLATYLGGDESSLVPCGKALGRASAAQTVEAVGQAIASGYGRIKLKLAPTDTVVLEQVRAAFPDAPLMFDANGSFTEADFPLLQHWDSFGLVMMEQPLVASDWSGHQRLAKLLQTPICLDESIVAPADADLMKTLHAGQILNIKPARVGGLTNALSLRTKAPYWLGGMFESGIGRRQTLAFATLPGLAYPIDMASTADYFKEDLLETPYHVEHGHIRYFAPAVSESQLNKLATSRISL, from the coding sequence ATGAGCATCACCCTCCGGTCTGCCGAATTGTTCGATGTACCGCTCGTCTTTCGTCGTCCGATGCAAACAGCACTCTCGACGTTAACGATACGCAGGACGACGATTTTGCGCCTGACCGATTCGGAAGGACGAATGGGTTACGGGGAAGGAGTCGCGTTTGATACACCGTGGTATACGTCCGAAACACAACATTCTCTGCAAGGAATCGCTTCACTGCTGTACCAGTTACTTGACCAACCGCTCCATCATCCAGCAGATGTCACGCACCGCTTCCGCATCGTGCAAGGCAATCCGATGGCAAAAGCGATGTTTGAAGGAGCAATTTATGAATTATTCGCAGCAGCTGCCGGACAATCGCTCGCTACGTATCTCGGAGGTGATGAATCATCCCTCGTACCTTGCGGGAAAGCACTCGGACGGGCTTCTGCAGCGCAGACCGTCGAAGCCGTCGGACAAGCGATCGCCTCCGGATATGGACGGATCAAACTGAAGCTCGCTCCGACGGATACCGTCGTTCTTGAGCAAGTACGTGCCGCTTTCCCTGATGCGCCCTTGATGTTTGACGCTAACGGCAGCTTCACAGAAGCAGACTTTCCTTTATTACAGCATTGGGATTCATTCGGTCTCGTTATGATGGAACAACCGCTCGTAGCGTCGGATTGGTCCGGACATCAACGTCTCGCTAAACTCTTGCAGACACCGATTTGTCTAGATGAATCCATCGTCGCTCCAGCGGATGCCGATTTGATGAAGACGCTTCACGCTGGTCAGATTCTGAACATCAAACCGGCACGTGTCGGTGGGCTGACGAACGCTTTGTCCCTTCGAACAAAAGCGCCCTACTGGCTCGGAGGGATGTTCGAGAGCGGCATCGGACGTCGTCAGACCCTTGCTTTCGCGACACTTCCAGGGCTCGCTTATCCGATCGATATGGCAAGTACTGCGGATTATTTTAAAGAAGATTTGCTCGAGACCCCGTATCATGTCGAACACGGACACATTCGCTATTTTGCTCCAGCCGTATCCGAGTCCCAATTAAACAAATTGGCAACCTCCCGGATCTCTTTGTAA
- the menE gene encoding o-succinylbenzoate--CoA ligase — translation MTILYPWIYTRAKEQPDDIALITETERWTWSELYARAHRLASTWATIVTRGDRIALYGPSSAQYIVALHAAQLLELTVVPINTRLTQTEVLRQFKQADVRLVVTDRILDTAIPCRAFSYEKEVPDLLIRHMPKQYVQSMLFTSGTTGHPKAVEQTMLNHFSSATNAARHIGSLPEDRFLIVTPLFHMSGLAVVYRAVIYGVPIILEPHFSPERALHWITTEKITHVSLVSVMLDRLLDAGLRRHALRVVLTGGGPVPLPILTRALDRNIPVMQTYGMTETASQIATLLPEDALRKIGSAGQAIYPTQIRITRHQEIEVKGPTIMKGYFHDEEKTADAFTADGFFKTGDLGRLDADGYLYVLDRRSDLIISGGENIYPAEVESALLSIDGIQEAGVVGRFDAKWGQVPVAFIVSSLDEAIIRTEISQLLAKYKCPVDYIYHSVLPRNANGKLLRKQLKESL, via the coding sequence GTGACTATTTTGTATCCTTGGATCTATACACGGGCAAAAGAGCAACCGGATGACATCGCGCTCATTACGGAAACGGAGCGTTGGACGTGGTCTGAACTATATGCACGCGCGCATCGTTTGGCGAGTACGTGGGCGACGATCGTGACACGCGGAGACCGGATTGCTCTTTACGGTCCATCCAGTGCACAGTATATCGTCGCTCTTCACGCTGCTCAATTGCTTGAATTAACCGTCGTCCCGATCAACACTCGACTAACGCAAACGGAAGTGCTGCGCCAATTCAAACAGGCAGATGTGCGGCTCGTCGTAACAGACCGGATACTCGATACAGCGATTCCGTGTCGAGCTTTTTCTTATGAAAAAGAAGTGCCCGATCTGTTAATACGCCATATGCCTAAACAATACGTCCAATCAATGCTCTTTACGAGTGGTACGACCGGACATCCGAAAGCTGTGGAACAAACGATGTTGAATCATTTCTCGAGTGCGACGAATGCCGCTCGTCATATCGGATCACTGCCAGAGGATCGTTTTTTGATTGTCACACCACTGTTTCATATGAGTGGGTTAGCCGTCGTCTATCGAGCGGTCATCTATGGAGTACCGATCATTCTCGAGCCACATTTTTCACCAGAACGCGCCTTACACTGGATTACGACGGAAAAAATTACACATGTCTCACTCGTCTCAGTCATGCTTGATCGGTTGCTCGACGCCGGACTACGTCGTCACGCGCTTCGCGTCGTACTGACAGGGGGTGGTCCTGTTCCATTACCGATTCTGACGCGTGCACTCGACCGCAATATTCCTGTCATGCAGACATATGGGATGACGGAAACAGCTTCTCAAATCGCGACTCTTCTGCCTGAGGATGCCTTACGAAAAATCGGATCAGCTGGACAAGCCATTTATCCGACGCAAATCCGCATCACGCGCCACCAAGAAATCGAAGTCAAAGGACCGACAATCATGAAAGGCTATTTTCATGATGAAGAGAAAACGGCAGACGCCTTTACAGCAGACGGTTTTTTCAAGACTGGTGACTTAGGACGTTTGGACGCCGATGGATACCTATATGTCCTCGATCGTCGAAGTGATCTCATCATCTCAGGTGGGGAAAATATTTACCCGGCTGAGGTCGAATCAGCACTTCTCTCGATCGATGGGATTCAAGAAGCAGGTGTCGTCGGACGATTTGATGCTAAATGGGGACAAGTTCCGGTTGCCTTCATCGTTAGTTCACTCGATGAAGCCATCATCCGAACGGAAATCAGTCAATTGCTCGCCAAATATAAATGTCCGGTTGATTACATCTATCATAGCGTTTTGCCACGCAATGCGAACGGTAAACTATTGCGGAAACAACTGAAGGAGTCATTATGA
- the menB gene encoding 1,4-dihydroxy-2-naphthoyl-CoA synthase: MKYAPEWVSARSYEDIKYEQWNGIAKITINRPEVRNAFRPHTVHELIDAFSRARDDQNVGVIILTGEGDLAFCSGGDQKVRGHGGYVGDDEIPRLNVLDLQRLIRVIPKPVIAMVAGYAIGGGHVLHLVCDLTIAADNARFGQTGPKVGSFDAGYGSGYLARVVGHKKAREIWYLCRQYDAQQALDMGLVNTVVPLADLEQETIQWCAEILQHSPTALRFLKAAFNADSDGLAGIQQLAGDATLLYYTTDEAKEGRDAFKEKRNPDFGQFPRFP; encoded by the coding sequence ATGAAATACGCTCCGGAATGGGTATCAGCCCGTAGCTATGAAGACATCAAATATGAACAATGGAACGGGATCGCAAAAATCACGATCAATCGTCCAGAAGTTCGCAATGCGTTCCGACCACACACGGTCCATGAACTCATCGACGCATTTTCACGTGCACGTGACGATCAAAACGTCGGCGTCATCATCTTAACAGGTGAAGGTGATCTCGCATTCTGCTCTGGTGGAGACCAAAAGGTACGCGGACATGGTGGATATGTCGGCGACGATGAAATCCCACGTTTAAACGTCCTTGATCTTCAACGTTTGATTCGTGTCATCCCGAAACCAGTCATCGCTATGGTCGCAGGTTATGCGATTGGTGGCGGGCACGTCCTTCACCTCGTGTGTGACTTGACGATCGCTGCAGACAACGCCCGCTTCGGACAAACAGGTCCAAAAGTCGGTTCATTCGATGCTGGTTATGGCTCTGGTTACCTCGCGCGCGTCGTTGGACACAAGAAAGCGCGTGAAATCTGGTACCTCTGCCGTCAATATGACGCACAGCAAGCACTTGATATGGGACTCGTCAACACGGTCGTTCCACTCGCGGATCTCGAGCAAGAAACGATTCAATGGTGTGCTGAAATTCTTCAACATTCACCAACGGCTCTTCGTTTCCTCAAAGCGGCATTCAACGCCGATTCAGATGGTCTCGCAGGGATTCAGCAACTCGCAGGAGATGCAACATTACTGTACTACACGACTGACGAAGCAAAAGAAGGACGCGATGCGTTCAAAGAAAAACGCAATCCTGACTTCGGACAGTTTCCGCGTTTCCCATAA
- the menH gene encoding 2-succinyl-6-hydroxy-2,4-cyclohexadiene-1-carboxylate synthase, which yields MILRGHPYHVKIEGAGPPLLLLHGFTGSLSTWDMLSEHLSTHFTVYRLDLIGHGETIPASNQRMRLTQQVKDLEALLATRSEPWIVLGYSMGGRIALMLSVVSEQIARTIAVSTTPGIKTAVERKVRRASDRMLAERLEKDGLEAFIDHWETLGLFKPQALLKEQQRTRLRQERMSQTVEGLSASLRAQGTGSMPSLWSCLPKEIDWIVGEEDEKFRAIALRAASPEKIHVILHASHAPHIDQPQKFVTMVKNLLIHH from the coding sequence ATGATTTTACGCGGTCATCCCTATCATGTGAAAATCGAGGGAGCTGGTCCACCGCTCTTATTACTCCACGGTTTTACAGGCTCCCTCTCGACGTGGGACATGCTAAGTGAGCATTTATCGACTCACTTCACCGTCTACCGCCTCGATTTGATAGGACATGGAGAAACGATACCAGCGTCTAATCAACGAATGCGTTTGACACAACAAGTCAAGGATCTTGAGGCGCTGCTCGCTACACGATCCGAGCCATGGATTGTCCTCGGTTATTCGATGGGCGGACGAATCGCCTTAATGTTGAGTGTCGTCTCTGAGCAAATCGCTCGAACAATCGCTGTTAGTACAACACCAGGTATCAAGACGGCAGTGGAGCGAAAAGTACGTCGTGCATCCGATCGTATGTTAGCGGAGCGACTCGAAAAGGATGGACTCGAAGCTTTCATTGATCATTGGGAGACACTTGGATTATTTAAACCTCAAGCGCTTCTCAAAGAACAACAACGCACGCGACTGCGTCAGGAGCGTATGTCTCAAACGGTTGAAGGTCTGAGTGCTTCGCTTCGAGCACAAGGTACAGGAAGCATGCCCTCTCTTTGGTCATGCCTTCCGAAAGAGATTGATTGGATCGTCGGGGAAGAGGATGAAAAATTCCGCGCCATCGCCTTACGAGCGGCATCACCTGAAAAAATTCACGTGATTTTGCATGCTTCGCATGCCCCACATATCGACCAACCGCAAAAGTTTGTTACAATGGTAAAGAATCTACTTATTCATCACTAA